One Alkaliphilus sp. B6464 genomic window carries:
- the smpB gene encoding SsrA-binding protein SmpB, protein MASKGRKLIAANKKARHDYFIEETFETGIVLVGTEVKSIRQGKVNIKDGYARVENSEVFLYNVHISPYEKGNIFNKDPLRVRKLLLHKSEIRKLIGYVQQKGYTLIPLSFYLKDGLIKVELGIGIGKKNYDKRQDIAKKDAERRIDKELRQRQKM, encoded by the coding sequence ATGGCTAGTAAGGGAAGAAAACTAATAGCAGCTAACAAAAAGGCAAGGCACGATTACTTTATTGAGGAAACCTTTGAAACAGGTATTGTTTTAGTTGGCACTGAAGTAAAGTCTATTAGGCAAGGAAAAGTTAATATTAAGGATGGCTATGCTCGTGTTGAAAATAGCGAGGTTTTCTTGTATAATGTTCATATAAGTCCCTATGAAAAGGGAAATATATTCAACAAAGATCCTTTAAGAGTAAGAAAACTTCTACTTCATAAGAGTGAAATCAGAAAGCTTATTGGATATGTTCAGCAAAAAGGATATACCCTAATCCCCTTGAGTTTTTATTTGAAGGATGGATTGATAAAGGTTGAACTGGGCATTGGTATTGGTAAAAAGAACTACGACAAACGCCAAGATATAGCTAAAAAGGATGCTGAGCGTCGAATAGACAAAGAGTTACGTCAAAGACAAAAAATGTAA
- the rnr gene encoding ribonuclease R: MLEEELRNVFDIERKQSDDFSSLLDDMVREGLIIKTRKKRYGAPERMGLIVGRLQVHQRGYGFIISDRPEVSDVFVPANFMNGAMNNDRVVARVNVINSETRKAEGEIIRILERANTEVVGVYEDSRNFGFVVPDDPKINVDIFIPKSETNGAKEGYKVVCEITKWPEARRNPEGKVIEVIGHKNDVGTDILSIMKKYRLTPDFPQDVEAEVAKVVEEVPEEEKANRKDLRSIPMVTIDGADAKDLDDAISIEQLSNGNYKLGVHIADVTHYVREGMALDKEALERGTSVYLVDRVIPMLPRKLSNGICSLNPRVDRLTLSVFMEIDNKGTVISHEIVEGLINIDERMVYEDVSDILEKDDQELKQKYSNLVDMFKMMESLCLILRNRRENRGAIDFDFPESKVILDDKGKPIEIKKYERRIANRMIEEFMLVCNETVAEYFYWQNTPFVYRVHEDPSLEKLEEFNKFIHNFGYHLKGLNTEIHPKTLQDLLKKIESTKEEKLINTLMLRSLKKARYAGHNLGHFGLAAKYYCHFTSPIRRYPDLEIHRIIKESINGKLNNKRLEQLSGIVPNIADQSSTRERLADEAERETEDLKKAEYMADKIGEVYEGIVSGVTSFGMFVELDNTIEGLIRLSYLIDDYYIYDSEQHMLIGERRKKIYRMGDVVKIKVSKVDIAQREIDFTLAE; this comes from the coding sequence ATGCTAGAAGAAGAACTTAGGAATGTTTTTGACATAGAGAGAAAACAAAGTGATGATTTTTCCAGCTTATTAGATGATATGGTTAGGGAAGGTTTAATTATTAAAACTAGAAAAAAACGCTATGGTGCTCCAGAGAGAATGGGATTAATTGTAGGAAGATTACAAGTACACCAAAGGGGATATGGGTTTATAATTTCTGATAGACCTGAAGTATCCGATGTATTTGTGCCTGCTAACTTTATGAATGGTGCTATGAACAATGATAGAGTAGTAGCAAGAGTGAATGTAATAAATAGTGAAACACGAAAGGCTGAAGGAGAAATAATTAGGATATTAGAAAGAGCCAATACAGAAGTTGTTGGTGTATACGAGGATAGTAGAAACTTTGGTTTCGTAGTTCCTGATGATCCTAAAATAAATGTAGATATTTTTATTCCTAAAAGCGAAACAAATGGTGCAAAAGAAGGCTATAAGGTAGTTTGCGAAATTACTAAGTGGCCAGAGGCAAGAAGAAATCCAGAAGGAAAAGTTATTGAAGTAATTGGACATAAAAACGATGTGGGTACAGATATACTTTCTATAATGAAAAAGTATAGATTGACTCCAGATTTCCCCCAAGATGTGGAGGCTGAGGTTGCTAAGGTAGTAGAGGAAGTACCAGAAGAAGAGAAAGCAAATAGGAAAGATTTAAGATCTATACCTATGGTAACTATAGACGGAGCTGATGCAAAAGACTTAGATGATGCCATTTCTATAGAACAACTATCAAATGGTAATTATAAACTAGGTGTACATATAGCGGATGTAACCCATTATGTGCGAGAAGGAATGGCTCTAGATAAAGAAGCCTTAGAAAGAGGGACTAGCGTCTATTTAGTAGATAGAGTTATTCCTATGTTGCCTCGTAAATTATCAAATGGAATTTGTAGCCTTAATCCAAGGGTAGATAGATTAACCTTATCTGTATTTATGGAAATAGATAATAAAGGTACAGTTATTAGCCACGAAATTGTAGAAGGTCTTATTAATATAGACGAAAGAATGGTTTACGAAGATGTTTCTGATATTTTAGAAAAAGATGATCAAGAGTTAAAACAAAAGTATTCGAATTTAGTAGATATGTTTAAAATGATGGAGAGCCTTTGTTTAATATTAAGAAACCGTAGAGAAAATAGAGGTGCAATTGATTTTGATTTTCCAGAATCTAAGGTAATTCTAGATGATAAAGGCAAGCCAATTGAAATTAAAAAATACGAAAGACGTATTGCTAATCGTATGATAGAGGAGTTTATGTTAGTTTGTAATGAAACTGTGGCAGAGTACTTCTATTGGCAAAATACTCCTTTTGTTTATCGTGTGCATGAAGACCCTAGTTTAGAAAAGCTTGAAGAGTTTAATAAGTTTATTCATAATTTTGGTTATCATTTAAAGGGATTAAATACGGAGATTCATCCTAAAACCCTACAGGATTTACTAAAGAAAATAGAAAGTACTAAGGAAGAAAAATTAATAAATACTTTGATGCTTAGATCTCTTAAAAAGGCTAGGTATGCTGGACATAACCTAGGGCACTTTGGACTAGCCGCAAAGTACTATTGTCATTTTACATCTCCGATTAGAAGATATCCAGACCTTGAAATACATCGTATTATAAAGGAGTCTATTAATGGAAAACTAAATAATAAGCGATTAGAACAATTAAGTGGAATAGTACCTAATATTGCAGATCAATCTTCAACAAGAGAAAGACTTGCGGATGAAGCTGAGAGAGAAACTGAAGATTTGAAAAAAGCAGAGTACATGGCCGATAAAATCGGCGAGGTATATGAAGGTATTGTTTCAGGAGTTACCTCCTTTGGTATGTTTGTGGAGCTAGACAATACAATAGAAGGTTTAATTCGGTTAAGTTATTTAATTGATGATTATTATATTTATGATAGCGAACAGCACATGCTAATAGGTGAAAGAAGGAAAAAAATATATAGAATGGGCGATGTTGTAAAAATAAAGGTGAGTAAGGTTGATATAGCACAAAGAGAAATAGATTTTACTTTGGCTGAATAA